The proteins below come from a single Mycolicibacterium sp. TY81 genomic window:
- a CDS encoding FAD-dependent monooxygenase encodes MSVVIAGAGPTGLTLAIELARRGVPVRVLDRAPALFPGSRGKGLQPRTLEVFDDLGVIGAVLAAGETFPPMRLYRGAEVVWTKPIYELLGLPELAATPAVPYPFTWLIPQWRTDQILAARFAELGGFIEFDTEVTGFEQDGDGVTVQTRRGPIRADYLVGADGGRSTVRKVSGVEFLGGALTEERIIVGDVRATGLDGRCCHLLTRDGDQTKRFSLWNLPGTEHFQLVVTMAPGEDPPALTLDGMRELLDQRSGRRDVVLSDLRWISEYRVNLLMAQQFRLGRVLLAGDAAHVHSPAGGQGVNTGVQDAYNLGWKLAAVLAGAPDELLDSYAAERMPVAANVLALSGALHRQGFAATGPAPSAIHQLDISYRGGPVAGAERAPGALQAGDRAPDGLLPDGRRLFDVFRGPHWTVLEFGGAAVDFGVPQVCLRPGPEYDVPAGSYVLVRPDGHIAAITDRADAISEQLRRLGCYSPSPSGTGW; translated from the coding sequence ATGAGCGTGGTGATCGCCGGTGCCGGGCCGACCGGACTGACCCTCGCCATCGAGCTGGCGCGCCGAGGCGTACCGGTTCGCGTGCTGGACCGGGCGCCGGCGTTGTTTCCCGGTTCACGCGGTAAGGGACTGCAACCGCGCACCCTCGAAGTGTTCGACGACCTCGGCGTCATCGGCGCCGTGCTCGCGGCCGGCGAGACGTTTCCGCCCATGCGCCTGTACCGCGGCGCCGAGGTGGTCTGGACCAAGCCGATCTACGAACTCCTGGGGCTGCCCGAACTCGCGGCCACGCCGGCCGTGCCGTATCCCTTCACCTGGCTGATACCGCAGTGGCGGACCGACCAGATCCTGGCGGCGCGGTTCGCCGAACTCGGTGGGTTCATCGAATTCGATACCGAGGTAACGGGTTTCGAGCAAGACGGCGACGGTGTGACCGTGCAGACCCGCCGCGGTCCGATCCGCGCCGACTATCTCGTCGGAGCGGACGGCGGCCGCAGCACCGTGCGCAAGGTGTCCGGCGTGGAGTTTCTCGGCGGGGCGCTGACCGAGGAACGCATCATCGTGGGCGACGTCCGGGCGACCGGACTCGACGGCCGGTGCTGCCACCTGCTCACGCGTGACGGTGACCAAACCAAGCGGTTCTCGTTGTGGAACCTGCCGGGTACCGAGCACTTCCAGCTGGTGGTGACGATGGCGCCGGGCGAGGACCCGCCCGCTCTGACTCTGGACGGCATGCGGGAACTGCTGGACCAGCGCTCGGGGCGACGTGATGTCGTGTTGTCGGACCTGCGGTGGATCTCGGAGTACCGCGTGAATCTACTGATGGCACAACAGTTCCGCCTGGGTCGCGTGCTGCTGGCCGGTGACGCCGCCCACGTCCATTCGCCGGCCGGGGGACAGGGCGTCAACACCGGCGTGCAGGACGCCTACAACCTCGGCTGGAAACTGGCCGCCGTGCTGGCCGGCGCGCCCGATGAACTGCTGGACAGCTACGCCGCCGAACGGATGCCGGTGGCGGCCAACGTACTTGCGCTCAGCGGTGCGCTGCACCGCCAGGGCTTCGCCGCGACCGGGCCGGCGCCGTCCGCCATCCATCAGCTGGACATCAGCTACCGGGGCGGGCCCGTGGCGGGTGCGGAGCGCGCGCCGGGCGCGCTACAGGCCGGTGACCGCGCCCCCGACGGCCTGTTGCCCGACGGCCGCCGGCTGTTCGACGTCTTCCGCGGACCGCACTGGACGGTGCTCGAATTCGGCGGAGCAGCAGTCGATTTCGGTGTCCCGCAGGTGTGCCTGAGACCCGGACCCGAATACGACGTGCCGGCCGGCTCCTACGTGCTGGTGCGGCCCGACGGGCACATCGCGGCGATCACGGACCGGGCGGACGCGATCAGTGAGCAGTTGCGCCGCCTCGGGTGCTATTCGCCGTCTCCGTCCGGTACCGGGTGGTGA
- a CDS encoding TetR/AcrR family transcriptional regulator: MVRGMEREQAVLAATADLLVERGYAALTIDAVAVRAGASKATIYRRWPNKAQLVRATLDAADAARNASMPDTGTLRTDLFAVMDAIAANVADPLTRVTAELATLMRHDDQLAEAIRQHLDKEELSPFHDALQRAIARGDIAPDADVDLIHDVAEAMILRQMHLDRPVDAAFSARLIDEVLLPLLGGAR, translated from the coding sequence ATGGTTCGAGGGATGGAGCGGGAACAGGCGGTGCTCGCGGCGACAGCCGACTTGCTCGTCGAGCGGGGTTACGCGGCATTGACCATCGACGCGGTCGCGGTGCGGGCAGGTGCCAGCAAGGCGACCATCTATCGCCGTTGGCCGAACAAGGCGCAACTCGTCCGTGCCACGCTCGACGCCGCCGACGCTGCCCGCAACGCGTCGATGCCCGATACCGGGACGCTGCGTACCGACCTGTTCGCCGTGATGGACGCCATCGCTGCGAACGTCGCTGACCCGCTGACGCGCGTCACGGCCGAACTCGCGACGCTCATGCGCCACGACGACCAACTCGCCGAGGCCATCCGCCAGCATCTGGACAAAGAGGAGCTTTCGCCGTTCCACGACGCGCTCCAGCGCGCCATCGCACGGGGTGACATCGCCCCCGACGCCGACGTCGACCTGATCCACGACGTCGCCGAAGCGATGATCCTGCGGCAGATGCACCTCGACCGGCCCGTCGACGCCGCCTTCAGTGCGCGGCTCATCGACGAGGTACTGCTGCCCCTGCTGGGCGGTGCCCGATGA
- a CDS encoding Zn-ribbon domain-containing OB-fold protein: MPGVTDAGSQPAIEGWWDTDENGAPHLIGAKCPQCGTYVFPPRANNCPSPACDSDVLEPVALSRRGTVWSYTENRYPPPAPYPAADPFEPFAIAAVQLEAEGLIVLGKVVEGTLAADLKVGMEMELTTMPLYTDAHGVERTTYAWEIAK; this comes from the coding sequence GTGCCAGGAGTGACGGACGCCGGGAGTCAACCGGCAATTGAAGGTTGGTGGGACACCGACGAAAACGGTGCGCCGCACCTGATCGGGGCCAAGTGCCCGCAGTGCGGGACCTACGTTTTCCCGCCCCGCGCCAATAACTGCCCCAGCCCGGCCTGTGACAGCGACGTGCTCGAGCCCGTCGCGTTGTCGCGCCGCGGCACGGTGTGGAGCTACACCGAGAACCGGTATCCCCCGCCGGCGCCCTACCCGGCCGCTGATCCGTTCGAACCGTTCGCCATCGCCGCCGTCCAGCTGGAGGCCGAGGGCCTCATCGTGCTGGGCAAGGTCGTCGAGGGCACGCTCGCTGCGGATCTCAAGGTCGGCATGGAGATGGAACTGACCACCATGCCGCTGTACACGGACGCCCACGGTGTCGAGCGGACCACCTATGCCTGGGAGATCGCGAAGTGA
- a CDS encoding lipid-transfer protein — protein MSTPEPLYILGAGMHPWGKWGRDFTEYGVVAARAALAEAGLDWRQIQLVAGADTIRNGYPGFIAGSTFAQKLGWNGVPVSSSYAACASGSQALQSARAHILAGFCDVALVIGADTTPKGAFAPVGGERKNDPDWQRFHLLGAMNPVYFALLARRRMDLYGATSEDFAQIKVKNSKHGLNNPNARYHKEASVEDVLASPVVSDPLRQLDICATSDGAAALIVASADFARKHLGSLEGVPSVRAISTVTPQYPQHLPELPDIATDSTAAIAGPERVFKDQILDAAYAEAGIGPDDVNLAEVYDLSTALELDWYEHLGLCAKGEGEQLLRSGATTIGGRVPVNPSGGLACFGEAIPAQAIAQVCELTWQLKGQATGRQVEGARVGVTANQGLFGHGSSVIVAR, from the coding sequence GTGAGTACGCCTGAGCCGTTGTACATCCTCGGTGCGGGTATGCACCCGTGGGGCAAGTGGGGCCGCGACTTCACCGAGTACGGCGTCGTCGCCGCCCGCGCCGCACTGGCCGAGGCCGGCCTGGACTGGCGTCAGATCCAGCTGGTCGCCGGCGCCGACACCATCCGCAACGGCTACCCCGGCTTCATCGCCGGTTCGACGTTCGCCCAGAAGCTGGGCTGGAACGGCGTGCCGGTGTCGTCGTCGTACGCCGCGTGCGCCAGTGGTTCGCAGGCCCTGCAGAGCGCCCGTGCCCACATCCTCGCCGGCTTCTGCGACGTAGCGCTGGTCATCGGCGCCGACACCACGCCCAAGGGTGCCTTCGCCCCCGTCGGTGGCGAGCGCAAGAACGACCCCGACTGGCAGCGCTTCCACCTGCTGGGTGCGATGAACCCGGTGTACTTCGCCCTGCTGGCCCGCCGCCGCATGGACCTGTACGGCGCCACCTCTGAAGACTTCGCCCAGATCAAGGTGAAGAACTCCAAGCACGGCCTGAACAACCCGAATGCCCGGTACCACAAAGAGGCTTCGGTCGAGGACGTGCTGGCCAGCCCGGTCGTCTCCGACCCGCTGCGGCAGCTGGACATCTGCGCCACCTCGGACGGCGCCGCCGCGCTGATCGTGGCCAGCGCCGACTTCGCGCGAAAGCACCTCGGCTCGCTGGAGGGTGTGCCATCGGTGCGTGCGATCAGCACCGTCACGCCGCAGTACCCGCAGCACCTGCCCGAATTGCCGGACATCGCAACGGATTCCACCGCGGCCATCGCCGGGCCGGAACGGGTCTTCAAGGACCAGATCCTCGATGCGGCGTACGCCGAGGCCGGCATCGGACCCGACGACGTCAACCTCGCGGAGGTCTACGACCTGTCGACCGCGCTGGAACTCGACTGGTACGAACACCTTGGCCTGTGCGCCAAGGGTGAGGGCGAGCAGCTGCTGCGCTCCGGTGCCACCACCATCGGTGGCCGCGTGCCGGTCAACCCGTCGGGCGGTCTGGCGTGCTTCGGCGAGGCCATCCCGGCCCAGGCCATCGCGCAGGTGTGTGAGCTGACCTGGCAGCTGAAGGGCCAGGCCACCGGCCGCCAGGTCGAGGGTGCCCGCGTGGGCGTGACGGCGAACCAGGGCCTGTTCGGCCACGGTTCGTCGGTGATCGTCGCGCGCTAG
- a CDS encoding DUF167 domain-containing protein: protein MISVRVKPGSRKGPLVETDDDGTLVVYVREQAVDGKANTAVIRVLAEHFDVPKSRVELVSGGAARIKRFRIDE from the coding sequence ATGATCTCGGTCCGGGTCAAGCCGGGCAGCCGCAAAGGACCGCTCGTCGAGACCGACGACGACGGCACGCTGGTCGTGTACGTCCGCGAGCAGGCGGTCGACGGCAAGGCCAACACCGCGGTGATCCGGGTGCTGGCCGAACATTTCGACGTACCGAAGTCGCGGGTCGAGCTGGTGTCCGGCGGCGCCGCCCGGATCAAGCGGTTCCGCATCGACGAATAA
- a CDS encoding O-acetyl-ADP-ribose deacetylase → MPRITAVLGDITKQDVDAIVNAANNAMRGGGGVDGAIHRAGGPAVLADCIERFPHGLATGDAGWTTAGNLPARWVIHTVGPNYRAGQRDPELLRSCYRRSLEVADELGAQSVAFPLISAGIYGWPLDDAVTIAVETASTADTAVTDVRFVAFSDDIHDRIMRQLP, encoded by the coding sequence ATGCCCCGCATCACCGCTGTCCTCGGCGACATCACGAAGCAGGACGTCGACGCGATCGTCAACGCCGCCAACAACGCGATGCGTGGTGGTGGCGGCGTCGACGGCGCCATCCACCGGGCGGGTGGGCCCGCTGTGCTCGCGGATTGCATCGAACGTTTCCCGCATGGCCTGGCGACCGGCGATGCCGGCTGGACCACCGCGGGCAACCTCCCGGCACGCTGGGTGATCCACACCGTCGGGCCGAATTACCGCGCGGGCCAACGCGATCCAGAGCTGCTGCGGTCCTGTTACCGGCGGTCACTCGAAGTCGCGGACGAACTCGGCGCGCAGAGCGTGGCTTTCCCGTTGATCAGCGCGGGTATCTATGGCTGGCCGCTGGACGACGCGGTCACGATTGCGGTCGAGACGGCCTCCACCGCCGACACCGCCGTCACTGACGTCAGATTCGTGGCGTTCAGCGACGATATCCACGACAGGATCATGCGACAGCTGCCGTAG
- a CDS encoding ABC transporter ATP-binding protein, with the protein MTSSESTDLDPRPVLLEVRDAVVHYGRIQALHGISLVVREGELVTLLGSNGAGKTTMMRAISGLLPLSSGSVWFDGEDVSKMKAHRRVTAGLIQAPEGRGIFPGMTIIENLEMGCYGRKFESKHHHDERLDWVLTTFPRLAERRSQAGGTLSGGEQQMLAIGRALMARPKVLLLDEPSMGLAPMVISQIFRIISEINTQGTTVLLVEQNAQQALSRSDRAYILETGAVTRSGNARDLLKDDSIRAAYLGVA; encoded by the coding sequence ATGACCAGCTCTGAGTCCACCGACCTCGACCCGCGGCCCGTGCTGCTGGAGGTCCGTGACGCCGTCGTCCACTACGGCAGAATTCAAGCGCTGCATGGTATTTCGCTCGTCGTGCGGGAGGGCGAACTGGTCACCCTGCTCGGCTCCAACGGCGCGGGCAAGACCACCATGATGCGGGCCATCTCGGGATTGCTGCCGTTGTCGTCGGGCTCGGTGTGGTTCGACGGCGAAGACGTCTCGAAGATGAAAGCGCATCGCCGCGTGACCGCGGGCCTCATCCAGGCGCCCGAGGGTCGCGGCATCTTCCCCGGTATGACCATCATCGAGAATCTCGAAATGGGTTGCTATGGGCGCAAATTCGAGTCCAAGCACCACCACGACGAGCGTCTCGACTGGGTGCTGACGACGTTCCCGCGGCTGGCCGAACGCCGCAGCCAGGCCGGCGGCACGCTGTCCGGTGGCGAGCAGCAGATGCTGGCGATCGGCCGCGCACTGATGGCCCGGCCCAAGGTGCTGTTGCTCGACGAGCCGTCGATGGGTCTCGCGCCCATGGTGATCTCCCAGATCTTCCGGATCATCTCCGAGATCAACACTCAGGGCACCACGGTGCTGCTGGTCGAGCAGAATGCCCAGCAGGCACTGAGCCGGTCCGATCGGGCCTACATCCTGGAGACCGGCGCCGTCACCCGCAGCGGCAATGCCCGGGATCTGCTGAAGGACGACAGCATCCGAGCCGCCTACCTCGGCGTCGCCTGA
- a CDS encoding ABC transporter ATP-binding protein — MSDTFEPAPDEELAALHRDVQVAEGEKLLATTDLTVKFGGLTALDAVTFDIRRGEILGLIGPNGAGKTTCFNAITGVYRPSSGSVMFDGAPLGKIKRHQITRRGIARTFQNIRLWGEMTALENVVVGTDARHKTSVPGALLRTARHRREERDAIERAAALLQFVGIAHRGEEKARNLSYGDQRRLEIARALATEPKLLCLDEPAAGFNPSEKSALIELIQAIRDDGYTVLLIEHDMRLVMGVTDRIVVLEFGRKIAEGLPAEIREDPKVIAAYLGVPDDQL, encoded by the coding sequence ATGAGCGACACGTTCGAGCCCGCACCCGACGAGGAACTCGCCGCCCTGCACCGGGACGTGCAGGTCGCCGAGGGTGAGAAGCTCTTGGCCACAACCGATCTCACCGTCAAATTCGGCGGGCTCACCGCGCTCGACGCGGTGACGTTCGACATCCGGCGTGGCGAGATCCTCGGCCTCATCGGCCCCAACGGCGCCGGCAAGACCACCTGCTTCAACGCCATCACCGGTGTCTACCGGCCGTCGTCCGGATCGGTGATGTTCGACGGCGCGCCGCTCGGCAAGATCAAGCGCCACCAGATCACCCGGCGCGGCATCGCGCGCACCTTCCAGAACATCCGGCTGTGGGGCGAGATGACGGCGCTGGAGAACGTCGTCGTCGGCACCGATGCCCGGCACAAGACGTCGGTCCCGGGCGCGCTGCTGCGCACCGCGCGGCACCGCCGCGAGGAACGCGACGCCATCGAACGTGCCGCGGCGCTCCTGCAATTCGTGGGCATCGCGCACCGCGGTGAGGAGAAGGCGCGGAACCTCTCGTACGGCGACCAGCGCCGGCTGGAGATCGCCCGTGCCCTGGCCACCGAGCCGAAGCTGCTGTGTCTGGACGAGCCCGCCGCCGGCTTCAATCCGAGTGAGAAGTCCGCGCTCATCGAGCTGATCCAGGCGATCCGGGACGACGGCTACACCGTGCTGCTGATCGAACACGACATGCGGCTGGTCATGGGTGTCACCGACCGGATCGTGGTGCTGGAGTTCGGCCGCAAGATCGCCGAAGGCCTACCGGCCGAGATCCGCGAGGACCCGAAGGTCATCGCCGCTTATCTGGGGGTGCCCGATGACCAGCTCTGA
- a CDS encoding branched-chain amino acid ABC transporter permease produces MSGQHRNDGVARYLLAPGDQIRRWWDQQSRPAKWSFGVLVFVLVAYLPLHTPSFLNTPGISFGGTMAQFAMVAIIAIGLNVVVGQAGLLDLGYVGFYAVGAYTVALLTSPDSPWNQVGVDGFLDKDWAWLACVPLAMAVTAMAGLVLGIPTLRLRGDYLAIVTLGFGEIIRLLADNLSDLTNGARGLNQIAYPRLGETDKLPTGVFSSGNSAGAANYGTWWFWLGLVLMVGILLLVGNLERSRVGRAWVAIREDEDAAEVMGVNTFKFKLWAFVIGAGIGGLSGALYAGQVQYVAPPTFNIINSMLFLCAVVLGGQGNKLGVIIGAFIIVYLPNRLLGVHFLGINLGDLKYLFFGLALVVLMIFRPQGLFPVRQQLLTYGKAARALLRNADESKAAA; encoded by the coding sequence ATGAGCGGGCAGCATCGAAACGACGGCGTCGCCCGCTACCTGCTGGCGCCCGGCGACCAGATCCGCCGATGGTGGGATCAACAGTCGAGACCGGCGAAGTGGTCCTTCGGCGTTCTCGTGTTCGTTCTGGTGGCGTACCTGCCGCTGCACACCCCGTCGTTCCTCAACACACCCGGCATCAGCTTCGGCGGCACCATGGCGCAGTTCGCGATGGTGGCGATCATCGCGATCGGCCTCAATGTCGTTGTGGGCCAAGCCGGATTGCTCGACCTCGGCTATGTCGGTTTCTACGCCGTCGGCGCCTACACCGTCGCACTGCTGACCAGCCCCGACAGCCCCTGGAACCAGGTCGGGGTCGACGGGTTCCTCGACAAGGACTGGGCCTGGCTGGCCTGCGTCCCCCTGGCCATGGCGGTCACCGCCATGGCCGGCCTGGTGCTGGGCATCCCGACACTGCGGTTGCGCGGCGACTACCTCGCCATCGTCACGCTCGGGTTCGGCGAGATCATCCGGCTCCTGGCCGACAACCTCTCCGACCTGACCAACGGTGCCCGCGGCCTCAACCAGATCGCCTATCCGCGACTGGGGGAGACGGACAAACTCCCGACGGGCGTGTTCTCGAGCGGTAACTCCGCCGGCGCCGCGAACTACGGCACGTGGTGGTTCTGGCTGGGGCTGGTGCTCATGGTCGGCATCCTCCTGCTCGTCGGCAACCTGGAACGCAGCCGCGTCGGGCGGGCGTGGGTCGCCATCCGCGAGGACGAGGACGCCGCAGAAGTCATGGGTGTCAACACGTTCAAGTTCAAGCTGTGGGCGTTCGTCATCGGCGCGGGCATCGGCGGCCTGTCGGGCGCGCTGTATGCCGGTCAGGTGCAGTACGTCGCGCCGCCCACCTTCAACATCATCAACTCGATGCTGTTCCTGTGCGCGGTGGTCCTCGGCGGGCAGGGCAACAAGCTCGGCGTGATCATCGGCGCGTTCATCATCGTGTACCTGCCCAACCGGCTGCTCGGAGTGCACTTCCTCGGCATCAATCTCGGCGACCTCAAGTACCTGTTCTTCGGCCTGGCACTGGTGGTACTGATGATCTTCCGGCCGCAGGGCCTCTTCCCGGTACGTCAACAGCTGCTGACCTACGGCAAGGCGGCGCGCGCGCTGCTACGCAACGCCGACGAATCGAAGGCGGCGGCATGA
- a CDS encoding branched-chain amino acid ABC transporter permease — MTPDCVGHYVCTAANINFNVDNLVNGFWQLTIDGLSWGAIYALVAVGYTLVFGVLRLINFAHSEIFMLGMFGAYFALEIILGFKPSGNAYNLGVGLTIFYLGVAMVVAMLVSGAAAVGLEVVAYRPLRRRNARGLTFLITAIGMSFVLQEFVHFVLPKILKGFGGSNAQQPIILVQPKTQFTLFSANISNVTIVIVVAAIVLALLTDIALNRTKFGRGIRAVAQDPTTATLMGVSRERIIMTTFLIGGLLAGAAALLYTLKVPQGIIYSGGFLLGIKAFSAAVLGGIGNLRGALLGGLILGIMENYGQAFFGTQWRDVVAFVLLVLVLLIRPTGILGESLGKARA; from the coding sequence ATGACACCCGACTGCGTCGGCCACTACGTGTGCACCGCGGCCAACATCAATTTCAACGTCGACAACCTGGTGAACGGGTTCTGGCAGTTGACGATTGACGGGTTGTCGTGGGGTGCGATCTATGCCCTCGTCGCCGTCGGCTACACCCTGGTGTTCGGCGTGCTGCGACTGATCAACTTCGCGCACTCGGAAATCTTCATGCTCGGCATGTTCGGCGCGTACTTCGCGCTGGAGATCATTCTCGGGTTCAAGCCCAGCGGAAACGCCTACAACCTGGGCGTCGGGTTGACGATCTTCTACCTGGGCGTCGCCATGGTGGTCGCGATGCTGGTCTCCGGCGCCGCGGCCGTCGGGCTGGAGGTGGTGGCCTACCGGCCGCTGCGCCGCCGCAATGCGCGCGGGCTGACGTTCCTGATCACCGCCATCGGCATGTCCTTCGTCCTCCAGGAATTCGTGCACTTCGTGCTGCCGAAGATTCTGAAGGGTTTCGGCGGCAGCAATGCCCAGCAGCCGATCATCCTGGTACAGCCCAAGACTCAGTTCACACTCTTCAGCGCGAACATCTCGAACGTCACCATCGTCATCGTCGTGGCCGCCATCGTGCTGGCGCTGCTCACCGACATCGCGCTCAACCGCACCAAGTTCGGCCGCGGCATCCGCGCCGTCGCGCAGGACCCGACGACCGCCACCCTCATGGGCGTGTCCCGGGAGCGCATCATCATGACGACGTTCCTCATCGGTGGCCTGCTGGCCGGCGCCGCGGCACTGCTCTACACCTTGAAGGTGCCGCAGGGCATCATCTACTCAGGCGGTTTCCTGTTGGGTATCAAGGCCTTCTCGGCCGCGGTGCTCGGCGGTATCGGCAACCTGCGGGGTGCCCTGCTCGGTGGGTTGATCCTCGGCATCATGGAGAACTACGGCCAGGCGTTCTTCGGCACCCAATGGCGCGACGTGGTGGCATTCGTCCTCCTCGTGCTGGTGCTGTTGATCCGTCCCACCGGGATACTCGGTGAAAGTCTCGGGAAGGCACGCGCATGA
- a CDS encoding branched-chain amino acid ABC transporter substrate-binding protein, producing MRSRVARNALAVGSAGLIVFGLAGCSQSDPKQSGAAGSNLKIVEQVQIDENGAEVKGAAGATPADPAGDGKATCPPVNIAMAGALNGPDAALGINIKDGVQLAIDKHNAANPGCQVTLKTFDTEGDPQKATGIAPQIVDDKFTIGLVGPAFSGETKATGTVFDQAGLVAATASATNVTLSENGWKTFFRGLANDGVQGPSVANYLKNTLNYKKVCVVDDSTDYGLGLATAVRTTLGPVADSACNISVKKGDKDFSAAVTQIKGAAPDAIFYSGYYAEAATFAQQLKDGGVTATFASADGTKDPEFVKQGGEATKGAILSCPCGPASKQFAEEYTKKFGQEPGTYSTEGYDLGTILVKGIDSGAVTRPALLDFVTKYEGQGVARKYQWNNKGELTTNLIWIYKVQ from the coding sequence GTGCGCAGTCGCGTAGCTCGGAATGCTCTTGCAGTCGGCAGTGCCGGTTTGATCGTGTTCGGTCTGGCGGGATGCAGCCAGTCTGATCCGAAGCAGAGCGGCGCGGCCGGCTCGAATCTCAAGATCGTCGAACAGGTGCAGATCGACGAGAACGGCGCCGAGGTCAAGGGCGCCGCCGGCGCGACTCCTGCCGATCCCGCCGGTGACGGCAAGGCCACCTGCCCGCCGGTGAACATCGCCATGGCGGGCGCGCTGAACGGCCCCGACGCCGCACTGGGCATCAACATCAAGGACGGCGTGCAGCTCGCCATCGACAAGCACAACGCGGCCAACCCCGGCTGCCAGGTGACGCTCAAGACCTTCGACACCGAGGGTGACCCACAGAAGGCGACGGGCATCGCGCCGCAGATCGTCGACGACAAGTTCACCATCGGTCTGGTCGGCCCCGCCTTCTCCGGCGAGACCAAGGCCACCGGCACCGTCTTCGACCAGGCCGGCCTCGTCGCCGCCACCGCCTCGGCCACCAACGTGACGCTGAGCGAGAACGGCTGGAAGACCTTCTTCCGCGGCCTGGCCAACGACGGCGTGCAGGGCCCGTCGGTCGCGAACTACCTGAAGAACACGCTCAACTACAAGAAGGTCTGCGTCGTCGACGACAGCACCGACTACGGCCTGGGCCTGGCCACGGCCGTGCGCACCACGCTGGGGCCGGTCGCCGACTCGGCGTGCAACATCTCGGTCAAGAAGGGCGACAAGGACTTCTCGGCGGCCGTCACCCAGATCAAGGGTGCCGCGCCCGACGCGATCTTCTACAGCGGCTACTACGCCGAGGCCGCGACGTTCGCTCAGCAGCTCAAGGACGGCGGCGTCACCGCGACGTTCGCCAGCGCCGACGGCACGAAGGACCCCGAGTTCGTCAAGCAGGGCGGCGAGGCGACGAAGGGCGCCATCCTGTCCTGCCCGTGCGGCCCGGCGAGCAAGCAGTTCGCCGAGGAATACACCAAGAAGTTCGGCCAGGAGCCCGGCACGTACAGCACCGAGGGCTACGACCTGGGCACCATCCTGGTCAAGGGCATCGACTCGGGTGCCGTCACCCGGCCCGCGCTGCTGGACTTCGTGACCAAGTACGAAGGTCAGGGCGTGGCCCGCAAGTACCAGTGGAACAACAAGGGTGAGCTGACCACCAACCTGATCTGGATCTACAAGGTCCAGTAG
- a CDS encoding ANTAR domain-containing response regulator, whose amino-acid sequence MTGSTSDVAPRRVLVAEDEALIRLDLAEMLREEGYEIVGEAGDGQEAVELAEQLKPDLVIMDVKMPRRDGIDAASEIAAKRIAPIVILTAFSQRELVERARDAGAMAYLVKPFSITDLVPAIEVAVSRFGELTALEKEVLSLSDRLETRKLVERAKGILQTKQGMTEPEAFKWIQRAAMDRRTTMKRVAEVVVETLDPPAAEATEPSAG is encoded by the coding sequence ATGACCGGGTCAACATCTGATGTCGCACCGCGCCGTGTCCTCGTGGCCGAGGATGAGGCGCTCATCCGGCTGGACCTGGCGGAGATGCTCCGCGAGGAGGGCTACGAGATCGTCGGCGAGGCCGGCGACGGCCAGGAGGCCGTCGAGCTCGCCGAGCAGCTCAAGCCTGACCTGGTGATCATGGATGTGAAGATGCCGCGCCGTGACGGCATCGACGCCGCGTCCGAGATCGCCGCCAAGCGCATCGCGCCTATCGTGATCCTGACCGCGTTTTCCCAGCGTGAGCTGGTCGAACGGGCCCGCGATGCGGGTGCCATGGCCTATCTGGTCAAGCCGTTCTCCATCACGGATCTGGTGCCGGCCATCGAGGTCGCGGTGAGCCGCTTCGGTGAGCTGACAGCGCTGGAGAAGGAAGTCCTGTCGCTGTCCGACCGGCTCGAGACACGCAAGCTCGTCGAGCGCGCCAAGGGCATCCTGCAGACCAAGCAGGGCATGACCGAACCCGAGGCGTTCAAGTGGATTCAGCGGGCGGCCATGGACCGTCGCACCACGATGAAACGGGTCGCCGAGGTCGTCGTCGAGACGCTGGATCCGCCGGCCGCGGAAGCGACAGAACCGTCAGCCGGCTGA